A region from the Ovis aries strain OAR_USU_Benz2616 breed Rambouillet chromosome 22, ARS-UI_Ramb_v3.0, whole genome shotgun sequence genome encodes:
- the LOC114110333 gene encoding gastric triacylglycerol lipase-like produces MRWLLVTVCFIHMSGNAFCFLGKIAENPEASMNVSQMISFWGYPSEMHKVITADGYILQVYRIPHGKNDANHLGQRPVVFLQHGLLASATNWISNLPNNSLGFLLADAGYDVWLGNSRGNTWAREHLYYSPDSPEFWAFSFDEMAEYDLPSTIDFILKRTGQKKLHYVGHSQGTTIGFVAFSTNPTLAEKIEVFHALAPVATVKYTQSLFNKLALIPHFLFKIIFGNKMFYPHNFFEQFLGVEVCSRETLDVLCKNALFAITGADNKNFNMSRLDVYIAHNPAGTSVQNILHWRQAIKSGKFQAFDWGASVENLMHYNQPTPPIYNLTAMNVPIAVWSAGQDLLADPQDVDLLLSKLSNLIHYKEIPNYNHLDFIWAMDAPQEVYNEIISLMAEDKKPFLI; encoded by the exons ATGCGGTGGCTACTTGTAACGGTATGTTTCATCCACATGTCTGGAAATGCATTTTGTTTCCTTGGAAAAATTGCTGAGAACCCTGAAGCCAGTATGAATGTG AGTCAGATGATTTCCTTCTGGGGCTACCCAAGTGAGATGCATAAAGTTATAACTGCAGACGGCTATATCCTTCAGGTCTATCGGATTCCTCATGGAAAGAATGACGCTAATCATTTAG GTCAGAGACCTGTTGTGTTTCTGCAGCATGGTCTTCTTGCCTCAGCTACAAACTGGATTTCCAACCTTCCCAACAACAGCCTGGGCTTCCTCCTGGCAGATGCTGGTTATGACGTGTGGCTGGGGAACAGCAGAGGAAACACTTGGGCCAGGGAACATTTATACTATTCACCAGACTCCCCTGAATTCTGGGCTTTCAG CTTTGATGAAATGGCTGAATATGACCTTCCATCTACAATTGATTTCATCTTAAAGAGAACAGGACAGAAGAAGCTACACTATGTTGGCCATTCCCAAGGCACCACCATTG GTTTTGTCGCCTTTTCTACCAATCCCACACTGGCTGAGAAAATCGAAGTCTTCCATGCATTAGCCCCAGTTGCCACAGTGAAGTACACCCAGAGCCTGTTTAACAAACTTGCACTTATTCCTCACTTCCTCTTCAAG attatatttgGTAACAAAATGTTCTACCCACACAATTTTTTTGAACAATTTCTTGGTGTTGAAGTGTGCTCTCGTGAGACACTGGATGTCCTTTGTAAGAATGCCTTGTTTGCCATTACTGGAGCTGACAATAAGAACTTCAACATG AGTCGCTTAGATGTGTATATAGCACATAATCCAGCAGGAACTTCTGTTCAAAACATCCTCCACTGGAGACAG GCTATTAAGTCTGGGAAATTCCAAGCTTTTGACTGGGGAGCCTCAGTTGAGAACCTAATGCATTATAATCAG CCCACACCTCCCATCTACAATTTAACAGCCATGAATGTCCCAATTGCAGTATGGAGTGCTGGCCAAGACCTGTTGGCTGACCCTCAGGATGTTGACCTTTTGCTTTCAAAACTCTCTAATCTCATTCACTACAAGGAAATTCCAAATTACAATCATCTGGACTTTATCTGGGCAATGGATGCCCCTCAAGAAGTTTacaatgaaattatttctttgatgGCAGAAGACAAAAAGCCATTCTTGATTTAG